A genomic stretch from Halobellus sp. LT62 includes:
- a CDS encoding RAD55 family ATPase: MDRIPFGVSRFDSVVGGGAPSGTVVLLVGEPGAGAREFMYTSATMNAVAHADPELFELHYGDLHETARLPDAVQYLSFTDDEEKLRREMSYVLDDKLVNAAADRIEVRDFSPEYFQLSPVPREWYLGETTKLQDLGGREERSSVLTALGRHLNAHAPENLVVIDSITDLLAAISDEMAWNDIAMVLRGLAKAAHRWDGLVLAYASREAIGETQLGHLMDAADGTLQFEWESGGSKRARTMVVQEFRGVLSQIEREDIVRFETEIHEGGFDVSDVRKIR; the protein is encoded by the coding sequence ATGGATCGCATCCCGTTCGGCGTGTCGCGCTTCGACAGCGTCGTCGGCGGCGGCGCACCCTCGGGAACGGTCGTGCTCCTCGTCGGCGAACCCGGCGCGGGCGCACGGGAATTTATGTACACGAGCGCGACGATGAACGCGGTCGCGCACGCCGATCCCGAACTGTTCGAGCTCCACTACGGCGACCTCCACGAAACCGCGCGGCTCCCCGATGCAGTGCAGTACCTCTCGTTCACCGACGACGAGGAAAAGCTGCGGCGTGAGATGTCCTACGTGCTCGACGACAAACTCGTGAATGCCGCGGCGGACCGCATCGAAGTCCGCGATTTCTCCCCGGAGTACTTCCAGTTGAGCCCGGTCCCCCGCGAGTGGTACCTCGGCGAGACGACGAAGCTACAGGATCTCGGCGGGCGCGAGGAGCGATCCTCGGTGCTCACCGCGCTCGGCCGCCACCTCAACGCGCACGCGCCGGAGAACCTCGTGGTCATCGATTCGATAACCGATCTGCTCGCGGCGATCTCCGACGAGATGGCGTGGAACGACATCGCGATGGTGCTGCGCGGGCTGGCGAAGGCCGCGCACCGCTGGGACGGCCTCGTGTTGGCGTACGCGAGCCGAGAGGCGATCGGCGAAACGCAACTCGGCCACCTGATGGACGCCGCCGACGGGACGCTGCAGTTCGAGTGGGAATCGGGCGGGTCGAAGCGAGCCCGCACGATGGTCGTCCAAGAATTCCGTGGCGTCCTCTCGCAGATCGAACGCGAGGACATCGTCCGATTCGAGACGGAGATCCACGAGGGCGGCTTCGACGTCAGCGACGTGCGGAAGATCAGGTGA
- a CDS encoding VOC family protein produces the protein MLTGLRRLGLEVKSLDRARGFYEGRLGLTRAGSDGRERVCYRVGSGDATPTALLLRRPTDRPRGGVHTHYAFSTTAAAYSQWRRRLADLDPVEFSFGSSDSLYVYDPDGNCVEIGSVDASTAGESVAPPDADESAPPLTGIFEVVLEVMNLPRAEARYRRLGFEVIDRGSERHRVRLDGPVALELWEPQLGIADARGGLHVDLAFLTPNPDAAVEAGGPWPSDPEAVDGGVRVVDDDGHVLTFLRA, from the coding sequence ATGCTCACGGGGCTCCGACGGCTCGGTCTCGAAGTGAAGTCGCTCGACCGCGCGCGCGGGTTCTACGAGGGTCGACTCGGTCTCACTCGGGCCGGGTCCGATGGCCGAGAGCGCGTCTGCTATCGAGTCGGCTCCGGGGACGCCACCCCCACCGCGCTGCTGCTCCGACGTCCGACGGACAGGCCCCGCGGCGGGGTGCACACCCACTACGCGTTCTCGACGACGGCGGCGGCGTACTCGCAGTGGCGACGCCGACTCGCGGATCTCGATCCCGTCGAGTTCTCGTTCGGATCGAGCGACTCACTGTACGTCTACGACCCGGACGGAAACTGCGTCGAGATCGGAAGCGTCGACGCTTCGACGGCGGGTGAATCTGTTGCGCCCCCCGACGCCGACGAGTCGGCCCCGCCGCTCACGGGCATCTTCGAGGTCGTCTTAGAGGTGATGAATCTGCCCCGCGCGGAGGCGCGTTACCGACGCTTGGGATTCGAGGTCATCGACCGGGGCTCCGAACGCCACCGGGTCCGACTCGACGGGCCGGTCGCGCTCGAACTCTGGGAGCCGCAGTTGGGCATCGCGGACGCCCGCGGCGGACTGCACGTCGACCTCGCCTTCCTCACGCCGAACCCCGACGCCGCGGTCGAGGCCGGCGGGCCGTGGCCGAGCGATCCCGAGGCGGTCGACGGGGGCGTCCGCGTCGTCGACGACGACGGGCACGTTTTGACGTTTCTTCGCGCGTGA
- a CDS encoding DUF5779 family protein — protein sequence MSDFNLNLSEAEEHLGDDVEGDVVLGVLDGSTDPDVWIDAVESDNVLVLAVDGDLNELAKGFARPVRDLGGSLTHFRRFLVVAPPGVDIDTDRL from the coding sequence ATGAGCGACTTCAACCTGAACCTCTCGGAGGCCGAAGAACACCTCGGCGACGACGTCGAGGGCGACGTGGTGCTCGGCGTTCTCGACGGTTCGACCGACCCCGACGTGTGGATCGACGCCGTCGAGTCCGACAACGTGCTCGTCCTCGCCGTCGACGGCGACCTCAACGAACTGGCGAAGGGATTCGCGCGACCGGTCAGAGACCTCGGGGGCTCGCTGACGCACTTCCGCCGATTCCTCGTCGTCGCCCCGCCGGGCGTCGATATCGACACTGACCGGCTCTAA
- a CDS encoding ATP-binding protein, translating into MIPANSGLRLVRMLSLSSQSALYGAYVFAFAAAAVVCFAMVPQARRIEHEETRRGLFWLLVTSGGWAAAHVGYLTLPTIGLRYGSYVLGLVVGIASVGPWLYFCSAYTGRSIHRDPAIRRAFLVVFLVIVGVKLTNPIHQWYFVAEWATEPFAYLEMRHRAFHWIVMGLAYALAFVGFFMLFELFVRVNSDTRPLFVLIGLTGIPVVLDVAGAVSPNILDITYSSIGVAAFSVGVFSLYFDQFQFVRVAGETTDPIVVVDESGDLRDYNQRAAELFPELSNSIDEPLSTLAPDLAAAIDEQDSILQLEDSDGTRYYNVSSNPFMTGGAQTGRSIVLTDVTHREQYRQELETKNQKLEQFASIVSHDLRNPLQVAKGRVELAIEDQDVKHLEPVVRAHKRMEQLIEEMLTLAREGVAIDETEAVDLRRLAEQSWEMVAATDASLSVDIGDGTTVSADPERLQQLFENLFRNAVEHSSTSPPSQTPEDAVEHGGSDVVVTVGVLADGAGFYVEDNGPGIPPDDREQIFETGYTTSEGGTGFGLAIVSEIVDAHGWDIRAVEGSAGGARFEIRTE; encoded by the coding sequence GTGATCCCGGCTAATTCGGGACTACGACTGGTCCGGATGCTCTCGTTGTCCTCGCAAAGCGCGCTGTACGGCGCGTACGTCTTCGCTTTTGCGGCCGCTGCTGTCGTCTGCTTTGCGATGGTGCCGCAGGCACGTCGAATCGAACACGAGGAGACGAGACGGGGGCTCTTCTGGCTCCTCGTCACGAGCGGCGGTTGGGCGGCGGCACACGTCGGATACCTCACGCTCCCGACGATCGGACTTCGGTACGGTTCGTACGTCCTTGGTCTGGTCGTCGGCATCGCCTCGGTCGGACCGTGGCTGTACTTCTGTTCTGCGTACACCGGCCGGTCGATCCACCGCGACCCGGCAATCAGACGGGCGTTTCTGGTCGTCTTTCTCGTGATCGTCGGGGTGAAGCTCACGAACCCGATCCACCAGTGGTACTTCGTCGCCGAGTGGGCGACAGAACCGTTCGCGTACCTCGAAATGCGTCACCGGGCGTTCCACTGGATCGTGATGGGGCTGGCGTACGCGCTCGCGTTCGTCGGATTCTTCATGCTCTTCGAGCTGTTCGTCCGCGTCAACTCCGACACCCGACCGCTGTTCGTGCTAATCGGACTGACCGGCATTCCGGTCGTTCTCGACGTCGCCGGCGCGGTCTCGCCTAACATCCTCGACATCACCTACTCCTCGATCGGCGTGGCCGCCTTCTCCGTCGGCGTGTTCTCGCTGTACTTCGATCAGTTCCAGTTCGTCCGCGTCGCGGGCGAAACAACCGATCCGATCGTCGTCGTCGACGAGAGCGGCGACCTCCGAGATTACAACCAACGCGCCGCTGAGCTGTTCCCCGAACTCTCGAACTCGATCGACGAGCCGCTCTCGACGCTGGCCCCCGACCTCGCCGCTGCGATCGACGAACAGGATTCGATACTCCAACTCGAGGATAGCGACGGGACCCGCTACTACAACGTCTCCTCGAACCCGTTCATGACGGGGGGTGCCCAGACCGGCCGCTCCATCGTCCTGACGGACGTGACCCACCGCGAACAGTACCGCCAAGAGCTCGAAACGAAGAACCAGAAGCTCGAACAGTTCGCGAGCATCGTCTCGCACGACCTCCGGAATCCGCTGCAGGTCGCGAAGGGACGCGTCGAACTCGCGATCGAGGATCAAGACGTCAAGCACCTCGAACCGGTCGTCCGGGCACACAAGCGGATGGAGCAGCTGATCGAAGAGATGCTGACGCTCGCCCGCGAGGGCGTCGCAATCGACGAGACCGAGGCCGTCGACCTCCGGCGACTCGCCGAGCAGTCGTGGGAGATGGTCGCCGCCACCGATGCGTCGCTCTCGGTCGATATCGGCGACGGGACGACCGTTTCAGCGGATCCCGAGCGACTCCAGCAACTGTTCGAGAACCTCTTCCGAAACGCCGTAGAGCACAGCTCTACGAGCCCTCCGTCGCAAACTCCGGAGGACGCCGTGGAACACGGCGGAAGCGACGTGGTCGTGACCGTCGGCGTCCTCGCCGACGGCGCGGGTTTCTACGTCGAGGACAACGGCCCCGGCATTCCGCCTGACGATCGCGAGCAGATCTTCGAGACGGGCTATACGACCTCAGAGGGCGGCACCGGGTTCGGTCTCGCTATCGTCTCCGAGATCGTCGACGCTCACGGCTGGGACATCCGCGCGGTGGAGGGGAGCGCGGGCGGCGCACGCTTCGAGATCCGGACAGAGTGA
- a CDS encoding LeuA family protein, which produces MRISDQTQCLTTTWRLSRTPRLVEFFQGTLAQITESEIENVRIFDTTLRDGEQSPRTSFSYDEKRDIAATLDEMGTHVIEAGFPVNSDAEFESVSDIAAATDTTVCGLARVVDKDVEAAIDSGVGLVHVFVSTSDVQLADSMHASREEAVERAVASVERVKEAGVEVMFSPMDATRTDIDFLADILSAVDEAGVDWVNIPDTCGVATPTRFASMVREVRKHTDARVDVHAHDDFGLAAANAMAGFEAGASQAQVSVNGIGERAGNAAFEEVVMSAESLYGVDTGIDTTRITELSRMVEEASDIPVPANKPVVGRNAFSHESGIHAAGVIENADTFEPGVMTPEMVGAQREFVLGKHTGTHSVRKRLEESGFAPTDTEVREVTRRVKDYGAEKERVTVDVLTRFAREADVERPDEDEQEEVRA; this is translated from the coding sequence ATCCGGATCAGTGATCAGACACAATGTCTCACGACGACATGGAGGCTCAGTCGGACACCCCGGCTGGTCGAGTTCTTCCAGGGCACGTTAGCCCAAATAACTGAATCCGAGATCGAGAACGTACGGATTTTCGACACGACGCTCCGCGACGGTGAGCAGTCACCACGCACCTCGTTCAGCTACGACGAGAAGCGCGACATCGCGGCGACGCTGGACGAGATGGGGACGCACGTCATCGAGGCGGGGTTCCCGGTCAACTCCGACGCCGAGTTCGAATCCGTGAGTGACATCGCCGCCGCGACGGACACGACCGTCTGCGGGCTGGCGCGCGTGGTCGACAAGGACGTCGAGGCCGCGATCGACTCCGGCGTGGGGCTGGTCCACGTCTTCGTCAGCACGAGCGACGTGCAGCTGGCGGACTCGATGCACGCCTCCCGCGAGGAGGCCGTCGAACGCGCTGTCGCGAGCGTCGAGCGGGTGAAGGAGGCGGGCGTCGAGGTGATGTTCTCACCGATGGACGCCACCAGAACCGACATCGACTTCTTGGCCGACATCCTGAGCGCCGTCGACGAGGCGGGCGTCGACTGGGTCAACATCCCGGACACCTGCGGCGTCGCGACGCCGACGCGCTTCGCGAGCATGGTCCGCGAGGTGCGCAAGCACACCGACGCGCGAGTCGACGTGCACGCGCACGACGACTTCGGGCTGGCCGCCGCCAACGCGATGGCCGGCTTCGAGGCGGGCGCGTCCCAAGCGCAGGTGTCGGTCAACGGTATCGGCGAGCGCGCCGGCAACGCCGCCTTCGAGGAAGTAGTGATGTCGGCGGAGTCGCTGTACGGCGTCGACACGGGGATCGACACCACCCGAATCACCGAACTGTCGCGGATGGTCGAGGAGGCCAGCGACATCCCGGTTCCGGCGAACAAGCCGGTCGTGGGACGAAACGCCTTCTCACACGAGAGCGGAATCCACGCCGCGGGGGTCATCGAGAACGCCGACACGTTCGAGCCCGGCGTGATGACACCCGAGATGGTCGGGGCCCAGCGGGAGTTCGTCCTCGGCAAGCACACCGGCACTCACTCCGTCCGCAAGCGACTGGAGGAGTCCGGGTTCGCGCCGACCGACACGGAGGTCCGCGAGGTCACCCGGCGGGTCAAGGACTACGGTGCGGAGAAAGAGCGCGTCACCGTCGACGTGTTGACGCGGTTCGCCCGCGAGGCCGACGTCGAACGGCCCGACGAGGACGAACAGGAGGAGGTCCGCGCCTGA
- a CDS encoding hybrid sensor histidine kinase/response regulator, translating into MAETTGEARDSSTEIRVLHVDDDPAIVDLTAAFLTRFDDSFTVYTSTDAESALERIEGERIDCVVSDYEMPEMDGLELLERVRGLGRDVPFILFTGRGSEEIASKAISAGVTDYLQKETGTEQYTVLANRIENAVEQTRSQQALAESEKRLSRFIEQSPLGTIEYDESFTIVRVNEAAAEITGYSADELVGGTWLPIVPEDERRHVAEVERQLLANRGGYQSVNDIVRADGTRRLCAWHNRVVTDDDGDIITIFSQFEDITEEQRQREELEQTNILRSTLFETLPVGVLAEGADRNVLRVNERLLELFEISADPDDVIGTDCEAFARQISDRFADPEAFVSRTEELIDARESIWNDELLLEDGRAYERNYRPIELPDGQGHLWVYYDVTERKRREQRLEALNETARELMTAESCTEVAEIGVEAAETVLNLDASVINFHEEGVGLVPIAYSETATELVGDLPTFSEGEGIAWRVYEQGEAQSIGNVLTDPDVYNTDTQIRSELYVPLDEYGVLIAGSPTPDAFGPEDVVLGEILGVNIVTALEQVQRNERLRERERELTKQNARLEEFASVVSHDLRNPLNVAEGRLELARSECDSEELEHVANAHERMAELIDDLLILARDRDTDLDLTPVSLADFVEACWRNVDTGDADLAVDVSGTISADETQLRQLFENLFRNAVEHGSTSPPSQTQGNAVEHSSTSPPSQTPEDAVEHGGSDVVVTVGVLADDAGFYVEDNGPGIPPDDREQIFEYGYSTTHEGTGFGLSIVQQCAMSHGWEIHAVEGKDGGARFEITGVDIKE; encoded by the coding sequence ATGGCTGAAACGACGGGAGAAGCGCGGGACTCCTCGACGGAGATCCGCGTGCTCCACGTCGACGACGATCCCGCGATCGTCGACCTCACGGCCGCATTTTTGACCCGGTTCGACGATTCGTTCACCGTCTACACCTCGACGGACGCCGAGAGCGCCCTCGAACGGATCGAAGGCGAGCGAATCGACTGCGTCGTCAGCGACTACGAGATGCCCGAAATGGACGGTCTCGAACTCCTCGAACGCGTCAGAGGTCTCGGTCGCGACGTGCCGTTCATCCTCTTTACGGGCCGCGGCTCAGAGGAGATCGCGAGCAAGGCGATCTCCGCGGGGGTGACCGACTACCTCCAGAAGGAGACCGGCACCGAGCAGTACACCGTCCTCGCGAACCGGATCGAGAACGCCGTCGAGCAGACCCGCTCGCAACAGGCGTTAGCCGAGAGCGAAAAGCGGCTCTCGCGGTTCATCGAGCAGTCTCCACTGGGGACGATCGAGTACGACGAGTCGTTCACGATCGTCCGCGTCAACGAGGCGGCGGCCGAGATCACGGGGTATTCAGCGGACGAACTCGTCGGCGGCACGTGGCTGCCGATCGTCCCCGAGGACGAACGGCGGCACGTCGCCGAGGTCGAGCGCCAGTTGCTCGCAAATCGCGGCGGCTACCAGAGCGTCAACGACATCGTTCGAGCAGACGGCACTCGGCGGCTGTGCGCGTGGCACAACCGGGTCGTCACCGACGACGACGGCGACATCATCACGATCTTCTCGCAGTTCGAGGACATCACCGAGGAACAGCGACAGCGCGAGGAGCTCGAACAGACGAACATCCTCCGCTCGACGCTCTTCGAGACGCTTCCGGTCGGCGTCCTCGCGGAGGGCGCGGACCGAAACGTCCTCCGGGTCAACGAGCGGCTGTTAGAACTCTTCGAGATCTCCGCCGACCCGGACGACGTGATCGGGACCGACTGCGAAGCGTTCGCCCGACAGATCAGCGACCGCTTTGCGGATCCCGAGGCATTCGTCTCGCGAACCGAGGAGCTCATCGACGCGCGCGAGTCGATCTGGAACGACGAACTCCTGCTCGAAGACGGCCGCGCATACGAGCGGAACTACCGACCCATCGAACTCCCCGACGGACAGGGCCACTTGTGGGTGTACTACGACGTCACGGAGCGCAAACGACGCGAACAGCGCCTCGAAGCGCTGAACGAGACCGCCAGAGAGCTGATGACGGCCGAAAGTTGTACCGAAGTGGCCGAGATCGGCGTTGAGGCCGCCGAGACCGTCCTCAACCTCGATGCGAGCGTGATCAACTTTCACGAGGAGGGCGTCGGACTCGTGCCGATCGCCTACAGCGAGACGGCGACGGAACTCGTCGGCGATCTGCCGACGTTCTCCGAGGGAGAGGGGATCGCGTGGCGCGTCTACGAACAGGGCGAGGCACAGTCCATCGGGAACGTCCTCACCGACCCGGACGTCTACAACACGGACACACAGATCCGAAGTGAGCTGTACGTTCCACTCGACGAGTACGGCGTTCTCATCGCGGGGTCGCCCACGCCGGACGCCTTCGGTCCGGAGGACGTCGTCCTCGGCGAGATCCTCGGGGTCAACATCGTCACCGCGCTCGAACAGGTCCAGCGGAACGAACGACTTCGCGAACGCGAGCGCGAGCTGACCAAACAGAACGCGAGGCTCGAGGAGTTCGCGAGCGTCGTCTCACACGACCTCCGGAACCCGCTGAACGTCGCCGAGGGGCGCTTGGAGCTGGCCAGATCTGAATGCGACAGCGAGGAACTCGAACACGTCGCCAACGCCCACGAGCGGATGGCCGAACTCATCGACGACTTACTCATCCTCGCTCGCGATCGCGACACCGACCTCGACCTGACGCCCGTCTCGCTGGCCGATTTCGTCGAAGCGTGCTGGCGGAACGTCGACACCGGCGACGCCGACCTCGCTGTCGACGTCTCCGGCACGATCAGCGCCGACGAGACGCAGCTCAGACAGTTGTTCGAGAACCTCTTCCGAAACGCCGTGGAACACGGTTCCACGAGCCCTCCGTCGCAGACTCAGGGGAACGCCGTAGAGCACAGCTCTACGAGCCCTCCGTCGCAAACTCCGGAGGACGCCGTGGAACACGGCGGAAGCGACGTGGTCGTGACCGTCGGCGTCCTCGCCGACGACGCGGGTTTCTACGTCGAGGACAACGGCCCCGGCATTCCGCCCGACGATCGCGAGCAGATCTTCGAGTACGGCTACTCGACGACGCACGAGGGAACCGGATTCGGCCTCTCGATCGTCCAACAGTGCGCGATGTCGCACGGGTGGGAAATCCACGCGGTCGAAGGGAAAGACGGCGGTGCTCGCTTCGAGATCACCGGCGTCGACATCAAAGAGTGA
- a CDS encoding cupin domain-containing protein, with product MTTLDLYDDVRSTLDPEEGEIQTAELVVTDDVLVKAFALGPGAELEPHEHAESTNVFHVLEGSVIVLRDDERETVDAPGVVRHDRGAIHGARNETDEVVVFTASLCPLP from the coding sequence ATGACGACACTCGACCTGTACGACGACGTCCGCTCGACGCTCGACCCCGAGGAAGGGGAGATCCAGACCGCGGAACTGGTCGTCACCGACGACGTGCTCGTGAAGGCGTTCGCGCTCGGCCCCGGAGCCGAACTCGAACCGCACGAGCACGCCGAGAGCACGAACGTCTTCCACGTCCTCGAAGGATCGGTTATCGTCCTGCGCGACGACGAGCGCGAGACCGTCGACGCGCCCGGCGTCGTCCGACACGATCGCGGCGCGATCCACGGCGCGCGAAACGAGACCGATGAGGTCGTCGTGTTCACTGCGAGCCTCTGTCCACTCCCCTGA